The following proteins come from a genomic window of Achromobacter deleyi:
- a CDS encoding serine hydrolase domain-containing protein, which translates to MTRPRFRRPGRTAWRLALGLAALVAAAYAATAVMEIPPPHTLWRLEVSAPSRRGDLLPVRQVPASATPSVLASSPWPPPATVPWKGAEIPFTRFLQDTATNALVVLRDGQLEYEWYRPGVRATDTQSSWSMAKSVVSLLVGQAIARGELREDDRLTALLPELAGAGDYDRVTLGHLLDMASGIDVSENYRAYWPFTGAARMYLTRDLAGFVRDHRRMHFTPGSDGDYRSIDTQLLGMALTRVTGKSLADLLAERIWGPMGAESAATWNLDQPGGVEKAFCCLNATARDFARVGQRVLEAGQGGDLVPAAWVARIAHPAPHAVDGWGYAAQWWQLDPAGGPDFAAVGIHGQYLYVHPGRRVVIVKLSDYGENQDERETYAALRAIADR; encoded by the coding sequence ATGACGCGCCCGCGCTTTCGTCGCCCGGGCCGGACCGCATGGCGGTTGGCCTTGGGGCTGGCCGCGCTGGTGGCGGCGGCCTACGCGGCCACCGCCGTGATGGAGATCCCGCCGCCGCACACGCTGTGGCGGCTGGAGGTGTCGGCGCCGTCGCGCCGCGGCGACCTGCTGCCGGTGCGGCAGGTGCCGGCTTCCGCCACGCCCTCGGTGCTGGCGTCCAGTCCATGGCCGCCACCGGCGACGGTGCCCTGGAAGGGCGCCGAGATACCGTTCACCCGATTCCTGCAGGACACCGCCACCAACGCGCTGGTGGTGCTGCGCGACGGCCAGCTGGAGTACGAGTGGTACCGGCCGGGCGTGCGCGCCACCGACACGCAGTCGTCATGGTCGATGGCCAAGTCGGTGGTGTCGCTGCTGGTGGGCCAGGCGATCGCGCGCGGCGAGCTGCGCGAGGACGACCGCCTGACCGCGCTGCTGCCCGAGCTGGCGGGCGCGGGCGACTACGACCGCGTCACGCTCGGGCATCTGCTGGACATGGCCTCGGGCATCGACGTGTCGGAGAATTACCGGGCCTACTGGCCCTTCACCGGCGCCGCGCGCATGTACCTGACGCGCGACCTGGCCGGCTTCGTGCGTGATCATCGCCGGATGCATTTCACGCCGGGCAGCGACGGCGATTACCGCAGCATCGATACGCAGTTGCTGGGCATGGCGCTGACGCGGGTGACCGGCAAATCGTTGGCCGACCTGCTGGCCGAGCGCATCTGGGGGCCGATGGGGGCGGAGTCCGCCGCCACCTGGAACCTGGACCAGCCCGGCGGCGTCGAGAAGGCGTTCTGCTGCCTGAACGCCACGGCGCGCGACTTCGCCCGGGTCGGGCAGCGCGTGCTGGAAGCGGGGCAGGGCGGCGACCTCGTGCCGGCCGCCTGGGTGGCGCGCATCGCGCATCCGGCGCCGCATGCGGTCGACGGCTGGGGCTATGCCGCGCAGTGGTGGCAGCTGGATCCGGCGGGCGGGCCGGATTTCGCGGCCGTCGGCATCCATGGCCAGTACCTGTACGTCCACCCCGGCCGGCGCGTGGTGATCGTCAAGCTCAGCGACTACGGCGAGAACCAGGACGAGCGGGAAACCTACGCCGCGCTGCGGGCGATCGCCGACCGCTGA
- a CDS encoding HD domain-containing phosphohydrolase: MIADSAIELTDAVLAMAFIGDLSMGRATDHSRRTACLAGLLAAAHGADLAGQDHARAVALLRWSGCTANAGGFAELLGDDIASREAMMAQTLPPLDARTQSLIVPLALIHCEISGDVAVSLGMPDAVVTGLRHAFERHDGKGMPQALDGDAVSPLAFIVNAASDLEILSRAHGRDSALDFLRQQAGAKYPADVAALAVRHGPAWLDRIDTDPPDGADWNLAGERAGAPAALTLLADVAELKLPWLAGYSRRVAALAVTTAARLELDAATQAQLQAAALVHGIGRAALPNRLWNTAGKLSPDQWEQVRLMPYWTARAARQIKGLSQAAELASYAYERLDGSGYFRGAAGAALGLPQRVLAACVSLQALLEDRPWRPALALADAARQLRQDAAAGRYDADVAEAAIAAAGGETAAPRRAVSPLSQRELEVLRQISLGASNKEAARALNISPSTVRTHVESVFRKLECSTRAAATLKALTSGLL; this comes from the coding sequence ATGATCGCCGATAGCGCCATTGAACTGACCGACGCCGTGCTGGCCATGGCCTTCATCGGCGACCTCAGCATGGGCCGGGCCACCGACCATTCGCGCCGCACCGCCTGCCTGGCGGGCCTGCTGGCCGCGGCGCACGGCGCGGATCTCGCGGGCCAGGACCACGCCCGCGCGGTGGCGCTACTGCGCTGGTCCGGCTGCACCGCCAACGCCGGCGGCTTCGCCGAACTGCTGGGCGACGACATCGCCTCGCGCGAAGCCATGATGGCGCAGACCCTGCCGCCGCTGGACGCGCGCACGCAGTCGCTGATCGTGCCGCTGGCGCTGATCCATTGCGAGATTTCCGGCGATGTCGCCGTCAGCCTGGGCATGCCCGACGCGGTCGTGACCGGCTTGCGCCACGCCTTCGAGCGCCACGACGGCAAAGGCATGCCGCAGGCGCTGGACGGCGACGCCGTCTCGCCGCTGGCGTTCATCGTCAACGCCGCCAGCGACCTCGAGATACTCAGCCGCGCCCATGGCCGCGACAGCGCACTGGACTTCCTGCGCCAGCAGGCCGGCGCCAAGTATCCCGCCGACGTCGCCGCGCTGGCCGTGCGCCACGGCCCGGCCTGGCTCGACCGGATCGACACCGATCCGCCCGACGGCGCCGACTGGAACCTGGCCGGCGAACGCGCCGGCGCCCCGGCCGCGCTGACGCTGTTGGCCGACGTGGCCGAACTCAAGCTGCCCTGGCTGGCCGGCTATTCGCGCCGGGTGGCGGCGCTGGCCGTGACCACCGCCGCGCGGCTGGAACTGGACGCGGCGACGCAGGCGCAACTGCAGGCCGCCGCGCTGGTGCATGGCATCGGCCGCGCCGCGCTGCCGAACCGCCTGTGGAACACCGCCGGCAAGCTGTCGCCGGACCAATGGGAGCAGGTGCGCCTGATGCCTTACTGGACCGCGCGCGCGGCGCGCCAGATCAAGGGCCTGAGCCAGGCCGCCGAACTGGCCTCGTATGCCTACGAACGGCTCGACGGCAGCGGCTATTTCCGCGGCGCGGCGGGCGCGGCCCTGGGCTTGCCTCAGCGCGTGCTGGCCGCCTGCGTGAGCTTGCAGGCGCTGCTCGAGGACCGCCCCTGGCGTCCCGCGCTTGCGCTGGCGGACGCGGCGCGGCAACTGCGCCAGGACGCCGCCGCCGGCCGCTACGACGCCGACGTGGCCGAGGCCGCCATCGCCGCGGCGGGCGGCGAGACCGCCGCCCCGCGCCGCGCCGTCTCGCCGCTGTCGCAACGCGAACTCGAGGTGCTGCGGCAGATCAGCCTGGGCGCCAGCAACAAGGAAGCCGCGCGCGCGCTGAACATCAGCCCCAGCACCGTGCGCACCCACGTCGAGAGCGTGTTCCGCAAGCTGGAATGCTCGACCCGCGCGGCCGCCACGCTCAAGGCGCTGACCTCGGGCCTGCTGTAG
- a CDS encoding alpha/beta hydrolase has product MPAPIDTQRRRLLGATSALAGASLLNLGLNASALAQTSPAPARSAAGATFSAIRQIRAGDLDIGYVDAGPANGPVAVLLHGWPYDIHSFIDVVPRLTAAGYRVIVPYLRGYGSTRFLSADTARNGEQAVVAVDIIALMDALKIGKAVIAGFDWGARTANIMAALWPERCEALVSVSGYLIGSQAGNRKPLPPQAEFQWWYQFYFATERGAAGYAANVDAFNKLIWQLASPQWHFDDATYARSARAFANPDHVAIVIHNYRWRLGLADGEARYDALEQRLAVAPKIAVPTITLESDANGAPHPAPAAYAGQFSGKYRHVDVTGGIGHNLPQEAPQAFADAVLQVTRL; this is encoded by the coding sequence ATGCCCGCCCCCATCGACACCCAACGCCGCCGCCTGCTCGGCGCCACCTCGGCCCTGGCCGGCGCCAGCCTGCTGAACCTGGGCCTGAACGCCAGCGCGCTGGCGCAGACCTCCCCCGCCCCGGCACGCAGCGCCGCCGGCGCCACCTTCAGCGCCATTCGCCAGATCCGCGCCGGCGACCTGGACATCGGCTACGTCGACGCCGGCCCGGCCAACGGCCCGGTCGCGGTCCTGCTGCATGGCTGGCCCTACGACATCCACAGCTTCATCGACGTGGTGCCGCGCCTGACCGCCGCCGGCTACCGCGTCATCGTGCCGTACCTGCGCGGCTACGGCTCGACCCGCTTCCTGTCGGCCGACACCGCGCGCAACGGCGAGCAGGCGGTGGTGGCGGTCGACATCATCGCCCTGATGGACGCCCTGAAGATCGGCAAGGCCGTGATCGCCGGCTTCGACTGGGGCGCGCGCACCGCCAACATCATGGCCGCCCTGTGGCCCGAGCGATGCGAGGCGCTGGTGTCGGTCAGCGGCTACCTGATCGGCAGCCAGGCCGGCAACCGCAAGCCGCTGCCGCCGCAGGCCGAGTTCCAGTGGTGGTACCAGTTCTACTTCGCCACCGAGCGCGGCGCGGCCGGCTACGCCGCCAACGTCGACGCCTTCAACAAGCTGATCTGGCAACTGGCCTCGCCGCAATGGCATTTCGACGACGCCACCTATGCGCGCAGCGCCCGCGCGTTCGCCAACCCCGACCACGTCGCCATCGTCATCCACAACTACCGCTGGCGCCTGGGCCTGGCCGACGGCGAAGCGCGCTACGACGCGCTGGAACAGCGCCTGGCCGTGGCGCCGAAGATCGCGGTGCCCACCATCACGCTGGAAAGCGACGCCAACGGCGCGCCACACCCCGCGCCCGCCGCCTACGCCGGCCAGTTCAGCGGCAAGTACCGCCACGTCGACGTCACCGGCGGCATCGGCCACAACCTGCCGCAGGAAGCGCCCCAGGCCTTCGCCGACGCGGTGCTGCAGGTGACGCGGCTGTGA
- a CDS encoding ABC transporter substrate-binding protein, giving the protein MAIRFLRSAAFAALVLLPPAVLPAPTAFTDMLGNPVPLAAPARRVVTLPMPAGSLLISLDGGAQHLAGMHPNAHELMKDGLLARMFPALAAVRTDITRSGFAPNVETLLQIQPDLVWQWGHMGDDLIAPLRNAGLPVAALLYGDEARSREWIRLMGRSLGQEARASAQLAWRDQVRADIAKVTDGLRPDQRPGVLYLARYAPQLRASGAGTSFDDDIRLAGGRNVAAAIGNGQTINIEQLMAWAPDVILLNNFEPGLTPAMLYRDPLFADIPAVRNHRVYKIPAGGYLWDPPSQESPLYWQWLSQLLHPDRFDWPLREHIAQAYAQLYGHTPDAADIDAVLHARQNQGAAGYDRLR; this is encoded by the coding sequence ATGGCTATCCGATTCCTGCGCAGTGCCGCGTTCGCGGCGCTGGTCCTGTTGCCGCCCGCCGTCCTGCCGGCCCCCACCGCCTTCACCGACATGCTGGGCAACCCGGTGCCGCTGGCGGCGCCCGCGCGCCGCGTGGTCACGCTGCCGATGCCCGCGGGTTCGCTGCTGATTTCGCTGGACGGCGGCGCGCAGCACCTGGCCGGCATGCACCCCAACGCCCATGAACTGATGAAGGACGGCCTGCTGGCGCGCATGTTCCCGGCCCTCGCCGCCGTCCGGACGGACATCACGCGTTCGGGCTTCGCGCCCAACGTCGAGACGCTGCTGCAGATCCAGCCGGACCTGGTGTGGCAGTGGGGGCACATGGGCGATGACCTGATCGCGCCGCTGCGCAATGCCGGCCTGCCGGTGGCGGCGCTGCTGTATGGCGACGAGGCGCGCAGCCGCGAATGGATCCGGTTGATGGGCCGGTCGTTGGGGCAGGAGGCGCGCGCCTCGGCGCAACTGGCGTGGCGCGACCAGGTGCGGGCGGACATCGCCAAGGTGACCGATGGCCTGCGGCCGGACCAGCGTCCAGGGGTGCTGTACCTGGCGCGCTACGCGCCGCAGTTGCGCGCCTCGGGCGCCGGCACCAGCTTCGACGACGACATCCGCCTGGCGGGCGGCCGCAACGTGGCGGCGGCGATCGGCAACGGGCAGACCATCAACATCGAGCAGCTCATGGCGTGGGCGCCGGACGTGATCCTGCTGAACAACTTCGAGCCGGGGCTGACGCCCGCCATGCTGTACCGGGATCCGTTGTTCGCCGACATCCCGGCGGTGCGCAACCACCGTGTCTACAAGATCCCGGCCGGGGGCTATCTGTGGGATCCCCCCAGCCAGGAATCGCCGCTGTACTGGCAATGGCTGAGCCAGCTGCTGCATCCGGACCGCTTCGACTGGCCGCTGCGCGAGCACATCGCGCAGGCGTACGCGCAGCTGTATGGCCACACGCCCGATGCGGCGGATATCGACGCCGTGCTGCACGCGCGGCAGAACCAGGGAGCCGCCGGCTATGACCGCCTGCGCTGA
- a CDS encoding ABC transporter ATP-binding protein: MLELDRLAVQAGGRRLLSDLSLQLRAGQILAVLGPNGRGKTSLLKTLLGLRAPAAGTVRLQGHAAYVPQRTDALFAYDVLAMVTMGRARHLRWYASPGPRDRQIARDCLRAVGLESLAERPFQALSGGQQQLVCIARAMASASSLIVLDEPGAALDLRNQDIILSLLRRLAREQGLAVVFSTHQPQHAQHIADQTLLMHDDACEVGPTDRMCTDERLSRLYRMPVRVASLRGEAGEVRGVIPLFR; this comes from the coding sequence ATGCTTGAACTCGATCGCCTGGCGGTGCAGGCGGGCGGCCGCCGCTTGTTGTCGGACCTGTCGTTGCAACTGCGGGCCGGACAGATCCTGGCGGTGCTGGGGCCGAACGGCCGCGGCAAGACGTCGCTGCTCAAGACCCTGCTGGGCCTGCGGGCGCCGGCCGCCGGCACGGTGCGGTTGCAAGGCCATGCGGCCTACGTGCCGCAGCGCACCGACGCGCTGTTCGCCTACGACGTGCTGGCGATGGTGACGATGGGCCGCGCCCGCCATCTGCGCTGGTATGCGTCGCCCGGCCCGCGCGATCGCCAGATCGCCCGCGACTGCCTGCGGGCCGTGGGGCTGGAGTCGTTGGCCGAGCGGCCGTTCCAGGCCTTGAGCGGCGGCCAGCAGCAACTGGTGTGCATCGCGCGGGCCATGGCCAGCGCCAGTTCCCTCATCGTGCTCGACGAACCGGGCGCGGCGCTGGACCTGCGCAACCAGGACATCATCCTGTCGCTGCTGCGTCGGCTGGCGCGCGAGCAGGGCCTGGCGGTGGTGTTCTCGACCCACCAGCCGCAACACGCGCAGCACATCGCCGACCAGACGCTGCTGATGCATGACGACGCCTGCGAAGTCGGCCCCACCGACCGCATGTGCACCGACGAACGCCTGAGCCGCCTGTACCGCATGCCGGTGCGGGTGGCGTCGCTGAGAGGCGAGGCCGGCGAGGTGCGCGGCGTGATTCCTCTTTTCCGTTGA
- a CDS encoding FecCD family ABC transporter permease: MTACAESVPLEAGVARRRLAWPWLLMALALPASMLAALCVGRYHLPLAHVSSVLAGLALPDGLADWLPAVSGAEQRVVLQVRLPRVLLSVLAGSSLALCGAALQGAFRNPLVGPQILGISSGAAFGGCAAILLFSSLWATLGLAFAGGLLAVAIVYLLGRSQGRTTILMLVLAGVVTSAFFSALISLATYFADPNDSLPAIVFWLMGSFATASYVKLAAAALPILAGMGLLYALRFRINVLSLGDEQASAMGIAVEPLRWLLLGCATLVVSASVAVSGTVGWVGLVVPHIARMLVGPDHRALLPASALIGGTYMVLVDTVARSATSAEIPLGVITALIGAPLFAWLLRRTQGGGAHHA; this comes from the coding sequence ATGACCGCCTGCGCTGAATCCGTGCCGCTCGAGGCGGGCGTGGCACGCCGCCGCCTGGCCTGGCCGTGGTTGTTGATGGCGCTGGCGTTGCCGGCGTCGATGCTGGCGGCGTTGTGCGTGGGGCGTTATCACTTGCCGCTTGCGCATGTGTCCAGCGTGCTGGCGGGGCTGGCGCTGCCCGATGGCCTGGCCGACTGGCTGCCGGCCGTCAGCGGCGCCGAGCAGCGCGTGGTGTTGCAGGTGCGGCTGCCGCGCGTGCTGCTGTCGGTGCTGGCCGGCTCCAGCCTGGCGCTGTGCGGCGCGGCGCTGCAAGGCGCGTTCCGCAATCCGCTGGTGGGGCCGCAGATCCTCGGCATCTCGTCCGGCGCGGCGTTTGGCGGTTGCGCGGCGATCCTGCTGTTCTCGTCGCTGTGGGCGACGCTGGGGCTGGCCTTCGCCGGCGGGCTGCTGGCGGTGGCCATCGTCTATCTGCTGGGGCGCTCGCAGGGCCGCACCACCATCCTGATGCTGGTGCTGGCGGGCGTGGTCACCAGCGCCTTCTTTTCGGCGCTGATCTCGCTGGCCACGTACTTCGCGGATCCCAATGACAGCCTGCCGGCGATCGTGTTCTGGCTGATGGGCAGCTTCGCCACGGCCTCGTACGTCAAGCTGGCGGCCGCCGCATTGCCGATCTTGGCGGGCATGGGCCTGCTGTATGCGCTGCGCTTTCGCATCAATGTGCTGTCGCTGGGCGACGAGCAGGCCAGCGCCATGGGCATCGCGGTCGAGCCGCTGCGCTGGCTGCTGCTGGGCTGCGCCACGTTGGTGGTGTCGGCCAGCGTGGCGGTGTCGGGCACGGTCGGCTGGGTCGGGCTGGTGGTGCCGCACATCGCGCGCATGCTGGTCGGCCCCGACCATCGCGCGCTGCTGCCGGCCAGCGCGCTCATCGGCGGCACCTACATGGTGTTAGTCGACACGGTGGCGCGCAGCGCCACCAGCGCCGAGATTCCGCTGGGCGTGATCACCGCGCTGATCGGCGCGCCGCTGTTCGCCTGGCTGTTGCGCCGCACGCAGGGCGGGGGAGCGCACCATGCTTGA
- a CDS encoding GntR family transcriptional regulator: MEPVANTPGSMSISLYTRISEELARRIAGGVYAVGAVLPSENALAEEFDASRHTLRAALRQLQDLGLIARRRGSGTVVTAARPKAGFSQSLRSLEDLVQLAARTPRTILQVQEIVADLDLAARLGVGPGTRWLRFASTRGTPGQAPVVWTELYVDAHYKGVRKLARQHPDRLVSELIEEHYGRRIASVEQTISACAMPAAVAGELQVTPESPGLLILRHYKDQAGQIVEASCSYHPAGRYEFSTTLIREH; the protein is encoded by the coding sequence ATGGAGCCTGTCGCAAACACCCCCGGTTCCATGTCCATCTCGCTGTACACCCGCATCTCCGAAGAACTGGCACGACGGATCGCCGGCGGCGTGTATGCCGTGGGGGCCGTGCTGCCGTCCGAGAACGCCCTGGCCGAAGAGTTCGACGCCAGCCGCCACACCTTGCGGGCGGCATTGCGCCAGTTGCAGGACCTGGGCCTGATCGCGCGCCGGCGCGGCAGCGGCACCGTGGTCACGGCGGCCCGGCCCAAGGCGGGTTTCAGTCAGTCGCTGCGCTCGCTGGAAGACCTGGTGCAACTGGCCGCGCGCACGCCGCGCACCATCCTGCAGGTGCAGGAGATCGTGGCCGACCTGGATCTGGCCGCCCGCCTGGGCGTCGGGCCGGGCACGCGCTGGCTGCGCTTCGCCTCCACCCGCGGCACGCCGGGGCAGGCGCCGGTGGTGTGGACCGAGCTGTACGTGGATGCCCACTACAAGGGCGTGCGCAAGCTGGCGCGCCAGCATCCCGACCGGCTGGTGTCGGAATTGATCGAGGAACACTACGGCCGCCGCATCGCCTCGGTCGAGCAGACCATCTCGGCCTGCGCCATGCCGGCGGCGGTGGCGGGCGAATTGCAGGTGACGCCCGAGTCGCCCGGCCTGCTGATCCTGCGCCACTACAAGGACCAGGCCGGACAGATCGTGGAGGCGTCGTGCTCGTACCATCCGGCCGGACGCTACGAGTTTTCGACGACGTTGATCCGCGAGCACTGA
- a CDS encoding alpha/beta fold hydrolase, producing the protein MKRHIIAASLLVAGLFAVPASQALAAGPDSARPSVVIVHGAFADGSDWAKVVALLQAKGVQVQAVQNPLESLAGDVAAANRAIDNQPGKVVLVGHSWGGTVITEAGNHPKVASLVYVAAFAPDAGQSVATLTEGTPKAPGSDSIGADSHGWLSLSPQGLARDFAQDVPAAQAKVMAATQGPIKASAFGEPVSAAAWKTKPSWFVVSNHDRMILPALQHQMAKRIGAKVTDLQTSHVPQQSQPEAVARVILDAVASVK; encoded by the coding sequence ATGAAGCGCCATATTATCGCAGCCTCCCTCCTGGTCGCCGGCCTGTTCGCGGTGCCCGCCTCGCAAGCCCTGGCCGCCGGACCCGATTCGGCCCGCCCCTCCGTCGTGATCGTGCACGGCGCCTTTGCCGACGGCTCGGACTGGGCCAAGGTGGTCGCCCTGCTGCAGGCCAAGGGCGTGCAGGTGCAGGCGGTGCAGAACCCGCTGGAATCGCTGGCCGGCGACGTCGCCGCCGCCAACCGCGCCATCGACAACCAGCCCGGCAAGGTGGTGCTGGTCGGCCACTCGTGGGGCGGTACGGTGATCACCGAGGCCGGCAACCATCCCAAGGTCGCCAGCCTGGTCTACGTGGCCGCGTTCGCGCCCGACGCCGGCCAGTCGGTGGCGACGCTGACCGAAGGCACCCCCAAGGCGCCGGGTTCGGACAGCATCGGCGCCGACAGCCACGGCTGGTTGAGCCTGTCGCCACAGGGCCTGGCGCGCGACTTCGCGCAAGACGTGCCGGCCGCGCAGGCCAAGGTGATGGCGGCCACGCAAGGCCCGATCAAGGCCAGCGCCTTCGGCGAGCCGGTGTCGGCCGCGGCGTGGAAGACCAAGCCGTCGTGGTTCGTGGTCAGCAACCATGACCGCATGATCCTGCCGGCGCTGCAGCACCAGATGGCCAAGCGCATCGGCGCCAAGGTCACCGACCTGCAGACCAGCCACGTGCCGCAGCAATCGCAGCCGGAAGCGGTGGCGCGGGTGATCCTGGACGCGGTGGCGAGCGTGAAGTGA
- a CDS encoding Crp/Fnr family transcriptional regulator, protein MTIVNSSKSLLLAALRDHTWFDGVGDAALATLAERSRWLQFEAGDTLFSEGQAATSCLLVCAGSVQGLRYTADGGDKVFGHVGPGGWLSALTLFETTPRHLHSVRARTAGNGCLLQADAFRQLCLDDARFACRVMAHGANLVRHHTDQIDWLTSSSAEERLAEYVLRAGKPQADQPLALPLSHSQIAVKLGMRAETLSRIFSKWRREGIIASRRGTLYVLRLAPLEQLASGC, encoded by the coding sequence ATGACTATTGTCAATTCGTCAAAGTCCCTCTTATTGGCGGCCCTGCGCGACCATACCTGGTTCGATGGCGTCGGCGACGCGGCGCTGGCCACGCTGGCCGAACGCAGCCGCTGGCTGCAGTTCGAAGCCGGCGACACGTTGTTCTCGGAAGGCCAGGCGGCGACCTCTTGCCTTCTGGTCTGCGCGGGATCGGTGCAGGGCCTGCGCTACACCGCCGACGGCGGCGACAAGGTCTTCGGCCACGTCGGGCCGGGCGGCTGGCTGTCGGCGCTGACGCTGTTCGAAACCACGCCGCGCCACCTGCACAGCGTACGCGCCCGCACCGCCGGCAACGGTTGCCTGCTGCAGGCCGACGCCTTCCGGCAACTGTGCCTGGATGACGCCCGCTTCGCCTGCCGCGTCATGGCGCACGGCGCCAACCTGGTGCGCCACCATACCGACCAGATCGACTGGCTGACCTCCAGCTCGGCCGAGGAGCGGCTGGCCGAATACGTGCTGCGCGCCGGCAAGCCCCAGGCCGACCAGCCGCTGGCGCTGCCCCTGAGTCATTCGCAGATCGCGGTCAAGCTCGGCATGCGCGCGGAGACGCTCAGCCGCATCTTCTCCAAGTGGCGCCGCGAAGGCATCATCGCCAGCCGACGCGGCACGCTGTACGTGCTGCGGCTCGCGCCACTGGAACAACTGGCCTCCGGATGCTGA